A genomic stretch from Chitinophaga agri includes:
- a CDS encoding nuclear transport factor 2 family protein codes for MISREQALQFANEWVAAWNAHDLDAVLAHYTGDFEMSSPFILQMGISPDGRLKGKQNVRNYWEKALAKYSDLHFELHEVLSCMNTVIIYYTSVNGKKAAEFFAFDENGKVFQAMGHYN; via the coding sequence ATGATCTCACGAGAACAAGCCCTGCAATTTGCAAACGAATGGGTGGCTGCATGGAATGCGCATGACCTTGATGCAGTACTCGCACATTATACCGGAGATTTTGAAATGAGCAGTCCCTTTATATTACAAATGGGCATTAGTCCGGATGGCCGTCTGAAAGGAAAACAAAACGTGCGGAACTACTGGGAAAAGGCATTGGCGAAATACAGCGATCTTCATTTCGAGCTGCATGAAGTTTTATCGTGCATGAATACGGTGATCATCTATTATACCAGCGTCAACGGAAAGAAGGCGGCAGAATTTTTTGCGTTCGATGAAAATGGGAAAGTATTCCAGGCAATGGGGCACTATAATTAG
- a CDS encoding AraC family transcriptional regulator, whose amino-acid sequence MIRLYENFNQARARVEPVYADGAVNMAFCQYRRSSEDAFFMPHAALTYVREGRKMVFLNGERYDMKAGDALFVPKNSILYSEIIVKREPFVSLNLLLGDADTLLSSMACHIADRMQLQYYASNYNMSLSTFKRWFKRNVGCSPGQWMIEKRLQQAQYLLQHKRLSVKEACYRSGFEDVSYFIRRYKQAYGRTPGQLEI is encoded by the coding sequence ATGATCAGGTTATATGAAAACTTCAACCAGGCTAGGGCTAGGGTAGAGCCCGTGTATGCTGACGGCGCAGTTAATATGGCTTTCTGCCAATACCGCCGCTCTTCGGAAGATGCATTCTTTATGCCTCACGCTGCACTTACTTATGTGCGTGAAGGCCGGAAAATGGTCTTCCTGAATGGGGAGCGGTATGATATGAAAGCTGGTGATGCGCTTTTCGTTCCGAAAAACAGCATTTTATATTCTGAAATTATCGTGAAGCGGGAGCCTTTTGTAAGCCTGAACTTACTGCTTGGCGATGCGGATACGCTGCTCAGTTCTATGGCCTGTCACATTGCGGACCGTATGCAATTGCAGTATTACGCCAGCAATTACAATATGAGCCTAAGTACTTTTAAGCGATGGTTCAAAAGGAATGTAGGCTGTAGCCCTGGACAATGGATGATCGAAAAGCGATTACAACAGGCACAGTACCTTCTGCAGCACAAGCGGCTATCTGTGAAAGAAGCCTGCTACAGGAGCGGGTTTGAAGATGTCTCTTACTTTATCCGCAGGTATAAACAGGCCTATGGGCGCACACCGGGTCAGCTAGAAATTTGA
- a CDS encoding cupin domain-containing protein — MFSKIKTIIALLIFITTAVHAQQYAGKLKIERLVDTTVNAIGQKIAYPQFKDAKVTMAKITFPPGETTGWHKHLIPVFSYVLKGRLTVEIEGHPPAEYKEGDSFVESYDTYHRGTNKDTTDVVLFVVYLGGDGQPLAVKKQ; from the coding sequence ATGTTTTCCAAGATCAAGACCATTATTGCACTACTTATTTTTATCACCACAGCCGTGCATGCACAGCAGTACGCGGGAAAACTGAAGATTGAAAGGTTGGTGGATACTACTGTAAACGCTATCGGGCAGAAAATTGCGTACCCGCAGTTTAAAGATGCAAAGGTTACCATGGCTAAAATTACCTTTCCTCCCGGTGAGACTACGGGTTGGCATAAACATCTGATCCCTGTATTTTCCTATGTACTGAAAGGCAGGCTGACGGTTGAGATAGAGGGCCATCCGCCTGCTGAATATAAGGAAGGGGATAGCTTTGTGGAATCTTATGATACTTATCACAGAGGAACAAACAAGGATACTACTGATGTCGTGTTATTTGTAGTCTACCTCGGTGGGGATGGACAACCACTGGCAGTTAAGAAACAATGA
- a CDS encoding HNH endonuclease signature motif containing protein: MPVALDDFIEQKECIYKDDHYCVRNNGAIMRSARDGKRVRKNDSQWTFGKPNDKTGYMEMSSEGVHRIIATAFHGPAPSKDHVADHIDTNKRNNRPENLRWVTRLENILLNPITAKRIALVCGSVEAFLADPSKYRSRFRDPNIKWMQTVSVEQAKACRDNLIAWALSDNHAVAGKPVDEWIFWERRGSFIAPAQPKPTPSATANAIQKEWQHPTEFPFCPQEPQDWPLYAYRQKLVHGKVFSLNEHVTTTVYDFALSDDRNVLWILTKSAKENPVKTWLLLQVTYENEMFVHTSLGTYLDQDGAEKQFAIARGIE, encoded by the coding sequence ATGCCTGTAGCACTAGACGACTTTATAGAACAAAAGGAATGCATCTACAAAGATGACCATTACTGCGTACGTAATAATGGCGCTATTATGCGTTCCGCCCGTGACGGAAAGCGCGTGCGAAAGAATGATAGTCAGTGGACGTTTGGCAAACCGAACGACAAAACTGGCTATATGGAGATGTCTTCTGAAGGTGTCCATAGAATAATAGCCACCGCCTTTCACGGACCTGCCCCGTCGAAGGACCATGTTGCTGATCATATAGATACTAATAAACGTAACAACCGTCCGGAAAATCTGCGCTGGGTGACCCGGCTCGAGAACATCCTGCTCAACCCCATTACCGCAAAACGAATAGCGCTCGTATGTGGTAGCGTTGAAGCTTTTCTGGCTGATCCTTCAAAGTATCGTAGCAGGTTCAGGGATCCTAACATAAAATGGATGCAGACGGTGAGCGTTGAGCAGGCAAAGGCCTGCCGGGATAATCTGATAGCATGGGCGTTAAGTGACAATCATGCCGTAGCGGGGAAACCTGTAGATGAGTGGATCTTCTGGGAGCGGCGGGGTTCATTTATAGCCCCGGCGCAACCAAAACCGACTCCTTCAGCGACAGCTAATGCTATACAGAAAGAATGGCAGCACCCAACCGAATTTCCCTTTTGCCCACAGGAGCCGCAGGACTGGCCACTATATGCCTATAGGCAGAAGCTGGTACATGGTAAGGTCTTTTCCCTGAACGAACACGTCACCACAACTGTATATGATTTTGCGCTTTCCGATGACAGGAATGTGTTATGGATATTAACAAAGTCGGCGAAGGAAAATCCTGTAAAAACCTGGCTGTTATTGCAGGTGACCTATGAAAATGAGATGTTTGTACATACCAGTCTTGGAACCTATTTGGACCAGGATGGAGCGGAAAAACAATTTGCAATCGCGCGCGGCATTGAGTGA
- a CDS encoding VOC family protein, translated as MRAINPWINFNGNAEEAFTFYRSVFGGEFTKITRFKDLSGPDFQVAEEEADKIMYISLPLGKNNVLIANDVPGFLGRVSESENRSKIHVNTESREEADRIFNGLSVGGEVEGPMGDSPWGTYAGMFRDKYGIEWIISFDPVS; from the coding sequence ATGAGAGCAATCAATCCGTGGATTAACTTCAATGGCAATGCCGAAGAGGCGTTCACTTTTTACAGATCAGTTTTTGGGGGTGAGTTTACAAAAATTACCCGTTTTAAAGATTTGTCCGGACCTGATTTTCAGGTGGCCGAAGAGGAGGCAGATAAGATAATGTATATCAGCTTGCCGCTAGGTAAGAACAATGTGTTAATAGCCAACGATGTTCCAGGATTTTTGGGACGGGTAAGCGAAAGTGAAAACCGGTCTAAGATACATGTGAACACCGAAAGCCGTGAAGAAGCTGATCGCATATTTAATGGATTATCCGTGGGTGGAGAGGTGGAAGGACCGATGGGGGACAGTCCATGGGGGACCTACGCCGGGATGTTCAGGGATAAATATGGTATTGAATGGATTATATCGTTCGACCCGGTTTCCTAA
- a CDS encoding 4Fe-4S binding protein, with protein MAIKITEECIFCGACESECPNNAIYEGGVEWAISDGTNLKGNFVLSDGSVIDASQHNAPLSNDLYYIVADKCTECQGFHEEPQCAAHCPVDCCVPDEMYQESIAELLAKKDKLHL; from the coding sequence ATGGCTATTAAAATTACAGAGGAATGTATTTTCTGTGGTGCCTGTGAATCTGAATGTCCCAATAACGCGATCTATGAAGGTGGCGTAGAATGGGCAATATCAGATGGCACAAACTTGAAAGGTAATTTTGTATTGAGCGACGGATCCGTTATTGATGCCAGTCAGCACAATGCTCCCCTGTCCAACGATCTGTATTACATTGTCGCAGACAAATGCACAGAGTGTCAGGGATTTCACGAGGAACCTCAATGTGCAGCCCACTGCCCGGTGGACTGCTGCGTGCCGGACGAAATGTACCAGGAGTCTATCGCAGAACTGCTGGCGAAAAAAGATAAATTACATCTTTAG
- a CDS encoding RNase H family protein gives MMNHVDIYTDGSCDTQTRRGAWVAILLINGEKVVLSGIAPDTTHNRMELAAVIAGITYIEKNFEDIQQLHIYTDSQYVTGLMLRRDKLIKTNFITSKGTLLRNADLIKKLYELETQIHLVFTKVKAHQKQGTAINYNIDADKLVRKLMRES, from the coding sequence ATGATGAATCATGTGGATATATATACAGATGGAAGCTGTGATACCCAAACACGCCGCGGTGCATGGGTAGCCATCTTATTGATTAACGGGGAAAAAGTTGTCTTGTCCGGCATTGCACCCGATACCACCCATAACAGGATGGAACTAGCTGCAGTGATAGCAGGTATCACCTATATAGAAAAAAACTTTGAAGATATTCAACAGCTGCACATTTACACTGATAGCCAATATGTAACGGGATTGATGTTGCGAAGGGATAAACTCATCAAGACAAATTTCATTACAAGTAAGGGAACCCTGCTACGTAACGCAGATCTGATAAAGAAGCTTTATGAATTAGAGACACAGATACACCTGGTATTCACCAAAGTAAAAGCCCATCAAAAACAGGGTACTGCTATCAATTATAATATTGATGCGGATAAACTGGTGAGAAAGCTGATGAGAGAATCGTAG